The proteins below are encoded in one region of Peptoniphilus sp. GNH:
- the rsxA gene encoding electron transport complex subunit RsxA — protein sequence MVASIITILISTILVHNYVFAQFLGICPFLGVSSKTETAVGMGVAVTFVVVIASIVTWLIQRFILDPFELGYLQTIVFILVIASLVQFVEMVIKKSSPALYTAMGVYLPLITTNCVVLGVTVLNIQNKYDIIETIFSGLGASLGFFLALLLMASLRERFAIGNIPKKLQGVPIALISAGLIALAFSGFSGLV from the coding sequence ATGGTTGCAAGTATAATTACGATTTTAATTTCAACAATCCTTGTTCACAATTATGTATTCGCACAATTCTTGGGAATATGTCCTTTCCTTGGAGTTTCTTCAAAGACTGAAACTGCTGTAGGAATGGGTGTTGCAGTTACCTTCGTTGTAGTAATTGCATCAATTGTAACTTGGCTAATACAAAGATTTATCTTAGATCCATTTGAACTAGGCTATTTACAAACCATAGTATTTATACTAGTAATAGCATCCTTAGTTCAATTCGTTGAAATGGTTATCAAAAAATCATCACCAGCACTTTATACAGCTATGGGGGTATATCTTCCTCTAATAACTACAAACTGTGTGGTACTTGGTGTTACAGTATTAAATATTCAAAATAAGTACGATATAATTGAAACAATATTCTCTGGTCTAGGTGCTTCATTAGGTTTCTTCTTAGCACTTTTACTTATGGCATCACTCAGAGAAAGATTTGCAATTGGAAATATTCCTAAGAAGCTTCAAGGTGTGCCGATAGCACTTATATCTGCAGGTCTTATTGCCTTGGCATTCTCAGGATTCTCAGGATTAGTATAG
- a CDS encoding electron transport complex subunit E — MKLGKVFTNSMFKNNPVFMQLIGLCSVLAVSTSVINAVSMGAAVTFVLIMSNFVVSLLRKVIPEKIRIPCFIVVIATFVTLVQMILQAYSKPVYRALGIFLPLIVVNCCILGEAEGFAYKNKVIPSIIDGLGTGVGYTMAVLAMGILREFVGNGSLFDKQIMPQAYPGVGLMTAPAGAFILLGFLIALFRHLLSRRGE, encoded by the coding sequence ATGAAATTAGGTAAAGTATTTACTAACAGTATGTTCAAGAATAACCCGGTTTTTATGCAGCTAATCGGTCTTTGTTCAGTACTTGCTGTTTCGACATCTGTAATAAATGCAGTTTCTATGGGAGCTGCTGTAACTTTTGTACTCATAATGAGTAACTTTGTAGTTTCTTTGCTTAGAAAAGTTATTCCTGAAAAAATCAGGATTCCATGTTTTATAGTAGTAATTGCAACATTTGTAACCTTGGTTCAAATGATATTGCAAGCTTATTCAAAGCCTGTTTATCGTGCCTTGGGTATATTTCTACCACTTATAGTTGTAAACTGTTGTATTTTGGGTGAAGCTGAAGGCTTTGCTTATAAAAACAAGGTTATACCATCAATCATAGATGGTCTTGGAACTGGTGTAGGATATACAATGGCAGTATTAGCTATGGGTATATTAAGAGAATTTGTCGGTAACGGAAGCTTGTTTGACAAACAAATTATGCCTCAAGCATATCCAGGAGTAGGACTTATGACTGCTCCAGCAGGCGCCTTCATTTTACTTGGCTTTTTAATAGCCTTGTTTAGACACTTATTATCAAGAAGGGGTGAATAA
- a CDS encoding FMN-binding protein, whose translation MKESIKLGFILLILCAVSAGLLAIVNAYTAPVIMQNELKETLASYQTIYGEDAEEVTPVDQGLLKEVQEKFPDIESVFEVKKGGNLIGYGINVKGNGFGGEMTNALGFYIENKTIAGFRNIVNAETKGFGTRIADETYYSSYNGKSAAGDLTISKDPSAENQVLLMTGATVTSKAVLAADNVAIQAFNYLLAK comes from the coding sequence ATGAAAGAAAGTATAAAATTAGGATTTATTTTATTGATTCTTTGTGCAGTTTCTGCAGGTCTTCTGGCCATTGTAAACGCATACACAGCTCCAGTTATCATGCAAAACGAGCTCAAAGAAACACTAGCTTCTTACCAAACAATTTATGGGGAAGATGCAGAAGAAGTTACTCCTGTTGACCAAGGACTTCTAAAGGAAGTTCAAGAAAAATTCCCAGATATAGAAAGTGTATTTGAGGTTAAAAAAGGTGGCAACCTAATCGGATACGGAATCAACGTAAAGGGTAACGGATTTGGCGGAGAAATGACAAATGCTCTTGGGTTTTATATAGAAAACAAGACCATTGCAGGATTTAGAAATATTGTAAACGCTGAAACAAAAGGTTTTGGTACAAGAATAGCAGATGAAACTTATTATTCTTCATATAATGGAAAATCTGCAGCTGGGGATTTGACTATTTCAAAAGATCCTTCAGCAGAAAATCAAGTGCTACTTATGACAGGGGCAACAGTAACAAGTAAGGCTGTCCTTGCAGCAGACAATGTAGCTATTCAAGCGTTCAATTATCTATTGGCTAAATAA
- a CDS encoding RnfABCDGE type electron transport complex subunit D, which yields MEKNITSQEGRKLFVALAPHLRSKDTVQRIMLDVIIALLPALIGSVYFFGIKALILNITCVVSCLVSEFIYQKLAKKELQIKDLTAVVTGLLIAFNLPATAPIWMGIFGSAFAIIVVKECFGGVGNNFMNPAIAARIVLMASWAGKMTSYPAALDGVSGPTPLQLIKVGAFDKLPPLKDMIIGNIGGVLGETSVILLIIGAIYLLVRGVISWRIPVFYIASTAVFLFLLGVPSHILPYEIFGGGLILGAFFMATDYSSSPANNRGKIIFSLLCGLITAVIRVKASLPEGVSYSIALMNAATPLINKLTATSAYGEAKVTK from the coding sequence ATGGAAAAAAATATTACTTCTCAAGAGGGAAGAAAATTATTTGTAGCCTTAGCACCTCACTTGCGCTCTAAGGATACAGTTCAAAGAATTATGCTGGATGTTATAATAGCACTTTTGCCGGCATTAATAGGAAGTGTTTATTTTTTTGGAATCAAGGCTTTAATTCTAAATATAACTTGTGTAGTTTCATGCCTTGTATCGGAATTTATTTATCAAAAACTTGCAAAGAAAGAACTTCAAATAAAAGACCTCACAGCTGTTGTAACAGGCTTATTGATTGCCTTTAACTTACCAGCAACTGCTCCTATTTGGATGGGGATTTTTGGTTCTGCTTTCGCAATTATAGTAGTAAAAGAATGTTTTGGAGGAGTAGGAAATAACTTTATGAACCCTGCCATAGCAGCTAGAATTGTCTTAATGGCTTCATGGGCAGGCAAGATGACAAGTTATCCAGCAGCTCTAGATGGAGTTTCAGGACCAACTCCTTTGCAACTTATAAAAGTAGGAGCTTTTGACAAGCTTCCTCCTTTAAAAGATATGATTATAGGTAATATTGGCGGAGTTTTGGGTGAAACATCCGTAATTCTATTGATTATAGGCGCTATTTATCTATTGGTTAGAGGCGTAATTTCATGGAGAATACCAGTATTTTATATAGCATCAACTGCTGTATTTCTATTTTTACTTGGTGTGCCTAGCCACATCCTTCCATATGAAATTTTTGGTGGTGGACTGATTTTAGGAGCTTTCTTCATGGCTACCGATTATTCTTCAAGCCCTGCAAACAATAGGGGAAAGATAATCTTCTCTCTTTTGTGCGGTCTTATAACTGCAGTAATAAGAGTAAAGGCATCCTTGCCTGAAGGTGTTTCATACTCTATAGCATTGATGAATGCCGCAACACCTCTTATCAATAAGTTGACTGCGACATCAGCATACGGAGAGGCTAAGGTGACAAAATGA
- the rsxC gene encoding electron transport complex subunit RsxC codes for MSSRNLTFKVGGIHFDEHKGLTEGLAIEVMPDPKLVYIPMSQHIGAPCKPCVKVGDHVKVGQTVGSSEAFISADVHASVSGTVKAIKKAYTADGRFCECVTIESDGLGEVFEDAKPLENLKDATLDDLIPFVKKYGIVGMGGAGFPLHAKLKSENPALDECIINGAECEPFLTCDHRIMLERTEEILEGLEIFASFYNKNVSYMAIEENKPDAIAKMEEVISEHPEWKNLAVVGCQTKYPQGDSKRLSEAVVGRIVPQNGVTNDVGVFLTNVGTTLAFQEALIKGKPSYERVITVSGSGINQPKNILVKVGTSVGDILEFCGGMKENYKEIICGGPMTGKSVFDLNSPVTKTTSGILVFTEEEIKNVEESPCIRCSRCIDHCPARINPTDINSAILKENIDLCDALHADQCMECGICSFVCPAKRQLTPSIKLAKRELRSRMTR; via the coding sequence ATGAGTTCAAGAAACCTCACTTTTAAAGTGGGAGGAATTCATTTTGATGAACACAAGGGGTTAACTGAAGGTCTTGCTATTGAAGTAATGCCGGATCCTAAGTTAGTGTACATACCAATGTCACAACATATTGGGGCTCCATGTAAGCCATGTGTAAAAGTTGGCGATCATGTAAAGGTTGGACAAACAGTGGGTTCATCAGAAGCTTTTATTTCCGCAGATGTGCACGCAAGTGTTTCTGGAACTGTCAAGGCCATAAAAAAAGCCTATACCGCCGATGGAAGATTTTGTGAATGTGTAACTATCGAATCGGACGGTCTTGGGGAAGTTTTTGAAGACGCAAAGCCTTTAGAAAACTTGAAAGATGCGACCTTAGATGATTTGATTCCATTTGTAAAGAAGTATGGAATAGTAGGAATGGGAGGGGCAGGATTCCCCTTGCACGCCAAGTTGAAGAGTGAAAATCCAGCGCTTGATGAATGCATCATCAATGGTGCTGAGTGTGAGCCATTTTTGACTTGCGACCACAGGATTATGCTTGAGAGGACAGAGGAAATCTTGGAAGGACTTGAGATTTTCGCAAGTTTCTACAACAAAAATGTTTCCTATATGGCAATAGAAGAAAATAAACCTGATGCAATAGCTAAGATGGAAGAGGTAATCTCTGAGCATCCAGAGTGGAAGAATTTGGCGGTTGTAGGATGCCAAACAAAGTATCCACAAGGTGATTCAAAGAGACTTTCAGAAGCTGTTGTGGGAAGGATTGTCCCTCAAAATGGTGTAACTAACGATGTTGGAGTCTTTTTGACAAATGTTGGTACAACTTTAGCTTTTCAAGAGGCTCTTATAAAGGGAAAACCGTCATATGAAAGGGTAATCACAGTATCGGGCTCTGGAATTAATCAACCTAAGAATATTTTGGTTAAAGTCGGAACTAGTGTAGGTGATATACTTGAATTTTGTGGCGGCATGAAGGAAAACTACAAGGAAATAATATGTGGTGGACCTATGACTGGAAAATCTGTATTTGATTTAAACAGCCCTGTTACAAAGACTACTTCTGGTATTTTGGTTTTCACTGAAGAGGAAATCAAAAATGTAGAAGAAAGCCCATGCATTAGATGCTCAAGATGTATTGATCATTGCCCAGCAAGAATCAATCCGACAGACATTAATTCTGCAATTTTAAAAGAAAATATAGATCTATGTGATGCTCTGCATGCAGACCAATGTATGGAATGTGGAATTTGCTCGTTTGTATGTCCGGCTAAAAGACAACTTACTCCATCGATAAAACTCGCTAAACGTGAGTTGAGATCTAGAATGACAAGGTAG
- a CDS encoding zinc-ribbon domain-containing protein, with product MKNNFNDFFNGRYGRDELNIFLQYLALIFILISIFSKISIFYSLAALNLFFVWFRILSKNISKRQDENRAFLKVISPITSFFKLTSRKFKDRKYYKYLSCPKCGTNLRVPKGKGKIKVRCKHCQHVFEARS from the coding sequence ATGAAGAATAATTTTAACGATTTTTTTAATGGAAGATATGGAAGAGACGAGCTCAATATCTTTCTTCAGTATTTAGCTTTGATTTTTATACTAATTTCTATTTTTAGCAAGATTAGCATTTTTTATTCTCTGGCAGCTTTAAATCTTTTCTTTGTATGGTTTAGGATTCTATCCAAAAATATTTCAAAGAGACAAGATGAAAATAGGGCCTTTTTAAAAGTAATCAGTCCTATAACATCGTTTTTTAAATTGACCAGTAGAAAGTTCAAGGATAGAAAGTATTACAAATATTTGTCTTGCCCAAAATGTGGCACTAATTTAAGAGTCCCAAAAGGCAAAGGCAAAATCAAGGTCAGATGCAAGCACTGTCAGCATGTTTTTGAAGCCAGATCATAA
- a CDS encoding DUF4298 domain-containing protein, translating to MEYSKNIDRIKEMENILNKHSVIIEEFSHCLDKFKASQDDYEKLSNYYSSQAWFDDLKISESKDFPKDINCGVLSEDAVFDLIGENFEIAKQLLDLANRILQNH from the coding sequence ATGGAATACTCTAAAAATATCGATAGAATAAAAGAAATGGAAAATATATTAAATAAACACTCTGTTATCATTGAAGAGTTCAGTCATTGTTTGGATAAATTTAAAGCTAGTCAAGATGATTATGAAAAACTTTCAAATTATTATAGCTCTCAGGCTTGGTTCGACGATTTAAAGATAAGCGAGAGCAAAGATTTTCCAAAAGACATCAATTGCGGAGTTTTGTCAGAAGATGCTGTGTTCGACCTAATAGGTGAAAATTTCGAAATAGCTAAGCAGTTGCTTGATCTAGCAAATAGAATTTTACAAAATCACTAA
- a CDS encoding PIN/TRAM domain-containing protein, with protein sequence MQVIIVILFGIIFYFLAPKSLGFIEKIVKQLEIKLGSMPITEVVLSTVGLILGLLVANLASTPLKLIPVPYLGLTLTIIIYGVFGYLGLRLGSSNRDEINSRLKRYIELPKRHSKEKNNVNFTACPKILDTSVIIDGRVREIAKAGFLEGKLVVPVFVLEELQHIADSADGLKRARGRRGLDILKFMQDSPDFEIEIYEGKFPEIPEVDSKLLKLTQELKGKIVTNDFNLNKVASLQNIKVLNINQLANSIKPVFIPGEEMEIAIVKLGKEHDQGLGYLDDGTMIVVENGKDYLGTTIKVSVTSALQTSAGKMIFAKPL encoded by the coding sequence ATGCAAGTTATTATTGTTATTTTATTTGGAATTATTTTTTATTTTCTTGCACCAAAATCTCTAGGATTCATAGAAAAAATAGTAAAGCAACTGGAAATAAAACTTGGGTCCATGCCGATTACAGAAGTAGTTCTGTCGACAGTGGGACTTATTCTGGGTCTTTTAGTTGCAAATCTTGCCAGCACACCCCTAAAATTGATACCAGTTCCATATCTTGGACTGACCCTTACAATAATAATATATGGAGTGTTTGGGTATTTGGGACTTAGGCTAGGCTCTTCAAATCGAGATGAAATAAATTCAAGACTTAAAAGATATATTGAGCTGCCTAAAAGACACAGTAAGGAAAAGAACAATGTAAATTTTACAGCTTGTCCGAAAATATTAGATACAAGCGTGATAATTGACGGAAGAGTAAGAGAGATAGCCAAGGCTGGATTTTTAGAAGGAAAACTCGTTGTGCCAGTATTTGTACTTGAAGAACTTCAACACATAGCCGATAGTGCAGATGGACTAAAAAGAGCCAGAGGAAGAAGGGGTCTTGATATACTAAAATTTATGCAGGATTCCCCGGATTTTGAAATAGAAATCTACGAAGGCAAATTTCCAGAGATTCCAGAAGTGGACTCCAAACTCTTGAAATTAACGCAAGAACTCAAAGGTAAAATCGTAACAAATGATTTCAACTTAAACAAGGTGGCAAGTCTTCAAAATATAAAAGTTTTGAACATAAATCAATTGGCAAATTCGATAAAGCCCGTATTTATTCCAGGAGAAGAAATGGAAATCGCCATAGTAAAACTTGGAAAAGAACACGACCAAGGCCTTGGATATTTGGATGATGGCACCATGATAGTAGTTGAAAATGGCAAGGATTATCTCGGCACTACAATAAAAGTAAGTGTGACTAGTGCATTGCAGACTTCTGCAGGCAAGATGATATTTGCCAAGCCTCTGTAA
- a CDS encoding CarD family transcriptional regulator — MFEIGDKVAYPMHGAGEVVDIEKREIMGEQVLYYILKLPVNAMKVMVPVKSAEEVGMRTIYDKARMDQVLEVLGREENTPIPKNWNHRYRFNMDRIKSGDIDEIARVVRCLERLDSEKSLSTGERKLLNSAKQIIVSEMMLVYEKGLEEVEALVVKATHLNEEEE; from the coding sequence ATGTTTGAAATTGGCGATAAAGTTGCATATCCTATGCACGGAGCAGGCGAAGTAGTCGATATTGAAAAAAGAGAAATAATGGGCGAACAAGTCCTTTATTATATTTTGAAACTTCCTGTAAACGCTATGAAGGTCATGGTTCCTGTGAAATCAGCTGAAGAGGTGGGTATGAGAACTATCTATGACAAAGCTAGAATGGATCAGGTGCTTGAAGTTTTAGGCAGGGAAGAAAATACTCCTATACCTAAAAACTGGAATCATAGATACAGATTTAATATGGATAGGATAAAAAGTGGCGATATAGATGAAATCGCTAGAGTTGTCAGATGCCTGGAAAGATTAGACTCCGAAAAAAGCTTATCAACAGGCGAAAGAAAACTCTTAAATAGCGCCAAGCAAATAATAGTTTCCGAAATGATGCTAGTTTACGAAAAAGGATTGGAAGAAGTGGAGGCTTTAGTTGTTAAGGCGACACATTTAAACGAAGAGGAGGAATAA
- a CDS encoding DNA repair protein RadA, with protein MKKSTHKCNVCGYVSLGYFGRCPECGAFGSMQEVVEEVESRISGKNKKDNKAISLKEVESFSGNRIFTGIKEFDRVMGGGIIRDSVSILTAKPGAGKSTLLLQVAQALSKEGNRVLYASGEESESQIKLRALRILDEMSENLFVISSMNLENIVAEAEELDIDFLIVDSIQTITSEKLQSRAGSPTQVMEVAHVLVDLAKNPKKQRAVFIVGQMTKEDELAGVRSLEHLVDTVLLIELEDNEELRVLSAGKNRYGPAGECGFFIMKEKGMHSLDDPGSYFMTRRTEQNIVPGTALCIVKEGSRYIALEVEALASKSFMAYPSRIADCLKKERLGTLVSIIEERAGIKLFDRNVVVKSSADMKLKESASNLCAIVAIVSSIKSKGLPGSSIFIGDVGLTGELKPVPFIEQRIKEARRLGFKKIYTPRLGFKLEKDDKSEIIENYSLRELLTSIF; from the coding sequence ATGAAAAAATCCACGCACAAGTGTAATGTTTGCGGCTATGTTAGTCTGGGATATTTTGGAAGGTGCCCAGAATGTGGCGCCTTCGGAAGTATGCAAGAAGTTGTAGAAGAAGTAGAATCGAGGATTAGTGGCAAAAATAAAAAAGATAATAAGGCGATAAGCTTAAAAGAAGTGGAGAGTTTTTCTGGCAATAGGATTTTCACTGGGATAAAAGAGTTTGACAGAGTAATGGGCGGAGGAATAATAAGAGACTCCGTCAGTATCTTGACAGCTAAGCCTGGAGCAGGAAAATCAACGCTACTTTTGCAAGTGGCTCAAGCACTTTCTAAAGAAGGCAACAGAGTTTTATATGCTTCTGGAGAAGAATCAGAATCTCAAATAAAACTTAGGGCATTGAGAATTTTGGATGAAATGTCTGAAAATTTATTTGTGATTTCAAGCATGAACTTGGAAAATATAGTTGCAGAAGCAGAAGAATTGGATATTGATTTTTTGATTGTAGACTCAATTCAGACGATTACATCTGAAAAATTACAATCCAGAGCAGGAAGTCCAACTCAAGTGATGGAAGTCGCCCATGTTCTAGTAGACCTTGCCAAAAATCCTAAAAAGCAAAGGGCTGTCTTTATAGTAGGTCAAATGACAAAAGAGGATGAACTAGCTGGAGTCAGAAGCTTAGAACATCTAGTGGACACAGTTTTACTAATTGAACTAGAGGACAACGAAGAGCTTAGGGTGCTAAGCGCTGGCAAAAATAGATATGGCCCTGCCGGGGAGTGCGGATTTTTTATAATGAAAGAAAAAGGAATGCACTCTTTAGATGATCCAGGCTCCTATTTCATGACAAGAAGAACAGAACAAAACATTGTGCCAGGAACGGCGCTTTGCATTGTCAAAGAAGGCTCTAGATATATAGCCCTTGAAGTAGAAGCCTTGGCATCTAAGAGTTTCATGGCATATCCTTCTAGGATTGCCGATTGTTTAAAAAAAGAACGGCTGGGAACTCTTGTATCCATAATAGAAGAAAGAGCGGGCATAAAGTTATTTGACAGAAATGTAGTTGTAAAATCATCGGCAGATATGAAATTAAAAGAATCAGCATCTAATCTTTGCGCAATTGTCGCAATAGTTTCATCAATAAAATCCAAAGGCCTACCGGGAAGCTCTATATTTATAGGAGATGTAGGACTTACAGGAGAATTAAAACCAGTGCCTTTTATAGAGCAAAGAATAAAGGAAGCCAGAAGGCTCGGATTTAAAAAAATTTACACACCTAGGCTGGGATTCAAATTGGAAAAGGATGACAAATCCGAGATAATAGAAAATTATTCCTTGAGAGAACTTTTAACAAGTATTTTCTAA
- a CDS encoding ATP-dependent Clp protease ATP-binding subunit → MRYFENFSESAQRAVLFASQIARELNHSYIGSEHLLIGILRENSGYGSVVLKRHGVEEDAFIDEVFKIIPAVSGKITSIPTYTPRAKKVFEAATSYVREYENVKVSTEVLLYALLFEGKGVAIKALENMGVDLVALEEEIEDSISYEQEESEGQESTSLLKKFTINLNQKAMDEKIDPIIGRDKEIERIIQVLSRRTKNNPVLIGEPGVGKTAIVEGLAKEIVAGNANEIIADKVIRTVDLSAMIAGSKYRGDFEERLKGLINEALEDENTILFIDEIHTIIGAGAAEGAMDASNILKPMLTKGSLQIIGATTIDEYRKKIEKDTAFERRLMPIMVKEPSEEESITIIDGIRDKYEAHHRVKISDEAVKAAVELSSRYIADRFLPDKAIDIIDEASSKIRIKALKTKKTKSKLQIKLDRVIEKKEVAVLNQDFEKAAKYRDEQRELEEKIKKEKQSGANLPQVTDKLISEIVSDWSGVPVTRLAEKDKEILINLEKNLKKKVIGQDKAVEVLAQAVKRARIGLKDENKPIGSFIFVGPTGVGKTYLAKCLAEILFASDGNLIRIDMSEYMEKHSVSKLIGPPPGYVGYEDAAQLTDQVRSKPYSVVLFDEIEKAHPDVFNTLLQILDEGRLTDSKGRTVDFKNTIIIMTSNAGANLLNKGGSLGFSDKPSVLLKEEKNTKATQEALKTIFKPEFLNRIDEIVNFKSLGEKEVGNIVKLMLEKVTERLKKMGINAKFNPSMIKHISKKGFSKEYGARPLERTIRTEVEDKLADLYLQGKINAGESISISFRDKLEIKNKVKKDEKIHAQV, encoded by the coding sequence ATGAGATATTTTGAAAATTTCTCTGAATCTGCGCAAAGAGCTGTGCTTTTTGCAAGTCAGATCGCAAGAGAATTAAATCATTCATATATAGGGTCAGAACACCTCTTAATCGGTATTTTAAGAGAAAATTCAGGATATGGCTCAGTAGTATTAAAGAGACATGGCGTCGAGGAAGATGCCTTTATTGACGAAGTTTTTAAAATAATTCCAGCTGTAAGTGGAAAAATTACTAGTATACCAACATATACTCCCCGAGCAAAAAAAGTGTTTGAAGCTGCCACATCTTATGTAAGAGAATATGAAAATGTGAAAGTGTCGACAGAAGTTTTGCTATATGCACTATTATTTGAAGGCAAGGGAGTTGCAATAAAGGCCTTGGAAAATATGGGAGTGGATTTGGTAGCTCTAGAAGAAGAAATTGAAGATAGTATTTCGTATGAGCAAGAAGAATCTGAAGGTCAAGAAAGCACAAGCCTTTTGAAAAAATTCACAATAAATTTGAATCAAAAGGCCATGGATGAGAAGATAGATCCCATAATAGGAAGGGATAAAGAAATAGAGAGAATCATTCAGGTGTTATCTAGAAGAACTAAAAATAATCCCGTCTTGATAGGAGAGCCCGGTGTGGGAAAAACTGCAATAGTAGAAGGTCTTGCAAAAGAAATAGTTGCAGGAAATGCCAATGAAATAATAGCGGACAAGGTAATAAGAACTGTTGATCTTTCAGCAATGATTGCAGGCTCCAAGTACAGAGGAGATTTTGAAGAAAGATTAAAAGGTTTGATAAATGAAGCTCTAGAAGATGAAAACACGATTTTATTTATAGATGAAATCCACACCATAATAGGAGCTGGAGCAGCAGAAGGCGCAATGGATGCTTCTAATATATTAAAACCAATGCTTACAAAAGGCTCTCTTCAAATAATAGGAGCAACCACAATAGATGAATACAGAAAAAAAATAGAAAAGGATACGGCCTTTGAAAGAAGACTAATGCCTATAATGGTAAAAGAGCCATCAGAAGAAGAGTCTATAACAATAATAGACGGCATAAGGGATAAGTATGAGGCCCATCACAGGGTCAAGATAAGTGACGAAGCTGTGAAGGCGGCGGTTGAACTTTCATCTCGCTACATAGCTGATCGTTTCTTGCCGGATAAGGCCATAGACATAATAGACGAGGCATCTTCAAAGATTAGGATAAAAGCTTTAAAGACTAAGAAAACAAAGAGCAAGTTGCAAATCAAGCTCGATAGAGTAATAGAGAAAAAGGAAGTGGCTGTTTTAAATCAGGATTTTGAAAAGGCAGCCAAGTACAGAGATGAGCAAAGGGAACTCGAAGAAAAAATAAAAAAAGAAAAGCAATCCGGTGCGAACTTGCCTCAGGTGACGGACAAGCTAATATCTGAAATAGTTTCTGATTGGTCAGGAGTTCCAGTTACAAGACTTGCAGAAAAGGATAAGGAGATTTTGATAAACCTTGAAAAAAATCTCAAAAAGAAGGTTATAGGACAAGACAAGGCAGTAGAGGTACTTGCTCAAGCTGTAAAGAGGGCAAGGATAGGACTAAAAGACGAAAACAAACCCATAGGTTCATTTATTTTTGTCGGACCAACGGGAGTAGGTAAGACCTATTTAGCCAAGTGCTTGGCAGAGATTTTGTTTGCAAGTGATGGAAACTTAATCAGAATAGATATGAGTGAATATATGGAAAAACATTCAGTATCCAAGCTGATAGGACCGCCGCCAGGCTATGTGGGATATGAAGATGCAGCTCAGTTAACTGACCAAGTGAGATCTAAGCCTTATTCAGTTGTGCTTTTTGATGAGATTGAAAAGGCTCATCCAGACGTATTTAATACTCTTTTACAAATATTGGATGAAGGAAGGCTCACAGATTCCAAGGGAAGGACAGTAGATTTTAAAAATACGATTATAATCATGACCTCAAATGCTGGAGCAAACCTTTTAAACAAGGGCGGCAGTTTGGGATTTTCTGACAAGCCAAGTGTATTATTGAAAGAAGAAAAAAATACAAAGGCAACCCAAGAAGCTCTAAAGACAATTTTCAAGCCGGAATTTTTAAATAGGATTGATGAGATAGTAAACTTCAAATCCTTAGGAGAAAAAGAGGTCGGAAATATTGTAAAACTAATGCTTGAAAAAGTTACAGAAAGACTGAAAAAAATGGGCATAAACGCAAAGTTCAACCCATCGATGATAAAGCATATTTCTAAAAAAGGTTTTAGCAAGGAGTATGGAGCAAGGCCTCTTGAAAGGACAATTAGAACAGAAGTAGAAGACAAATTGGCAGACTTGTATTTGCAGGGCAAAATAAATGCAGGAGAAAGCATATCCATCTCATTTAGAGATAAACTCGAAATAAAAAATAAGGTAAAGAAAGATGAAAAAATCCACGCACAAGTGTAA
- a CDS encoding CtsR family transcriptional regulator: MARLTNSIADFIIDLLDAQGGSVEIQRNIIAQRFSCAPSQINYVLTTRFTPYKGYYVESRRGGGGFIRIVRAEISDSQMLKYILEDEIGDSLTKDKADEIIDNLLENDIIDKREAEIIRVGLSDRSICTDGTSRNIIRASILKNILLVIL; the protein is encoded by the coding sequence GTGGCTAGACTTACTAATTCAATAGCAGATTTTATAATAGACTTGTTGGATGCCCAAGGCGGCAGCGTAGAGATTCAAAGAAATATAATAGCGCAGAGATTTTCTTGTGCTCCCTCGCAAATAAATTATGTTTTGACGACCAGATTTACACCATATAAGGGATATTATGTGGAAAGCAGGCGTGGTGGCGGAGGGTTTATAAGAATTGTGAGGGCTGAGATTTCGGACTCGCAAATGCTCAAATATATTTTAGAGGATGAAATTGGAGATTCTCTTACCAAAGACAAGGCTGATGAGATTATAGACAATCTTTTGGAAAATGACATAATAGACAAAAGAGAAGCAGAAATAATAAGGGTTGGTCTATCGGATAGGTCAATATGCACTGATGGGACCAGTAGAAATATTATAAGGGCAAGTATTTTGAAAAATATTTTACTTGTGATTTTATAA